Proteins encoded within one genomic window of Candidatus Berkiella cookevillensis:
- a CDS encoding ribonucleoside-diphosphate reductase subunit alpha — MTETTQSVKDPNVIMYPADTKSIKPGQLYVMRRDNRTLVPFDHDKITIAITKAYLAVEGGNAAASRRVHELAGDLTQQVAKAVQRYLNTDGFIRVEEIQDQVELALMRNGLHKVARTYILYREERRQARESKYKEQDGRTDVIQVTLEDGRTRALDEENLQKVVEQACADLAEVDANAIIEETKRNLFNGIKIGDLHKALIMSARTKIELEPNYSFVAARLLLNDLHYEALKFLALPMTHTDKEKVALYPQVFQKYIETGIEHELLSEELRTFDLDMLGQALKIERDRQFTYLGLQTLYDRYFIHHRGTRFELPQIFLMRVSMGLAIKEKDKNQRAIEFYDLLSSFDYMSSTPTLFNSATPRPQLSSCYLTHIPDDLAGIYNAIKDNALLSKFAGGLGNDWTAVRAMGAHIKGTNGKSQGVVPFLKVANDTAVAVNQGGKRKGAVCAYLETWHLDIEEFIDLRKNTGDDRRRTHDMNTANWVPDLFMKRVIENKEWTLFSPNDAPDLHDLYGFAFEEAYKAYEAKAERNEIKNFKKVSALNLWRKMLSLIFETGHPWITFKDPCNLRSPQQHAGVVHSSNLCTEITLNTSVDEIAVCNLGSVNLAQHVTESGIDTKKLEKTIKTAIRMLDNVIDINYYSVIQARRSNLRHRPIGLGIMGFQDALYKLNIPYASEAAVEFADKTMELVSYYAISASTDLAEERGVYSSFEGSLWSKGILPIDSIANLKVYRGEYLDLNTDKTLNWDKLRERVQTVGMRNSNVMAIAPTATISNICGVTQSIEPTYQNLYVKSNLSGEFTVVNPYLVKDLKQLNIWDEVLVNDLKYFNGSVQKIDRIPDSIKQKYATSFEIDAKWLIEAGARRQKWIDQSQSLNIYIDKPSGKKIDDIYKLAWIRGLKTTYYCRSLGASDAEKSTITRSTLNAVQMTDAIEQPKMCSIDDPECEACQ, encoded by the coding sequence ATCACTGAAACCACTCAGTCTGTAAAAGATCCAAATGTCATTATGTACCCAGCAGATACCAAGTCGATTAAACCCGGCCAGCTCTATGTCATGCGCCGTGATAATCGTACTCTGGTTCCCTTTGATCATGACAAAATTACCATTGCTATTACCAAAGCTTATTTAGCAGTAGAAGGTGGCAACGCAGCAGCATCGCGACGCGTTCATGAACTTGCTGGAGATTTAACGCAACAAGTGGCCAAAGCAGTTCAACGCTACTTAAATACAGATGGCTTTATTCGTGTTGAAGAAATACAAGATCAAGTTGAATTAGCATTGATGCGTAATGGCTTACACAAAGTAGCCAGAACCTATATTCTTTATCGGGAAGAGCGTAGACAAGCAAGAGAATCAAAATATAAAGAGCAAGATGGCCGCACAGATGTTATTCAAGTCACTCTGGAAGATGGACGTACGCGTGCACTTGACGAAGAAAATTTACAAAAAGTAGTTGAACAAGCCTGTGCAGATTTAGCCGAAGTGGATGCAAATGCCATCATTGAGGAAACAAAACGCAATCTTTTTAATGGCATTAAAATAGGCGATTTGCACAAAGCCTTAATCATGAGTGCCCGCACAAAGATTGAGCTCGAACCTAATTATTCTTTTGTTGCAGCAAGATTATTGTTAAATGACTTGCATTATGAAGCGCTTAAATTCCTCGCGCTACCCATGACGCACACAGATAAAGAGAAAGTAGCACTCTATCCTCAAGTATTTCAAAAATATATTGAAACAGGTATTGAGCACGAGCTTCTCAGCGAAGAATTAAGAACCTTTGATTTAGATATGCTGGGTCAAGCACTCAAGATTGAGCGTGATCGCCAATTTACCTATTTGGGCTTACAAACACTCTACGATCGTTATTTTATTCATCACCGTGGTACACGTTTTGAATTACCACAGATTTTCTTAATGCGTGTCTCTATGGGACTTGCGATTAAAGAAAAAGATAAAAACCAACGTGCCATTGAGTTTTATGATCTCTTGTCTTCTTTTGATTATATGAGTTCAACACCAACACTCTTTAATTCTGCAACACCCAGACCTCAATTATCCAGCTGCTATCTCACGCATATACCAGATGATTTAGCGGGTATTTACAATGCAATTAAAGATAATGCGCTACTTTCTAAATTTGCAGGTGGCTTAGGAAACGACTGGACAGCCGTACGCGCAATGGGTGCACACATTAAAGGCACTAATGGTAAATCACAAGGTGTTGTACCTTTCTTAAAAGTAGCAAATGACACTGCGGTTGCCGTAAACCAAGGTGGAAAACGTAAAGGCGCTGTCTGTGCTTACTTAGAAACATGGCACTTAGACATCGAAGAGTTTATTGATTTAAGAAAAAATACAGGTGATGATAGACGTCGTACCCATGACATGAACACTGCAAACTGGGTGCCTGATCTTTTCATGAAACGCGTCATAGAAAACAAAGAGTGGACACTGTTCTCTCCAAATGATGCGCCTGATTTACATGATTTATATGGCTTTGCATTCGAAGAAGCCTATAAAGCCTATGAAGCCAAAGCTGAACGCAATGAAATCAAAAATTTCAAGAAAGTTTCTGCCCTTAATTTATGGCGTAAAATGTTAAGCTTGATTTTTGAAACAGGTCACCCATGGATTACATTTAAAGATCCTTGCAACTTACGTTCGCCACAGCAGCATGCAGGTGTTGTGCATAGCTCAAATCTTTGCACTGAAATTACCTTGAATACTTCCGTGGATGAAATCGCGGTATGTAACCTAGGTAGTGTTAACTTAGCACAGCATGTGACAGAAAGTGGAATTGATACGAAAAAGCTGGAAAAAACCATCAAAACAGCAATTCGTATGCTGGATAACGTGATTGATATTAATTACTACTCTGTTATTCAGGCGAGACGTTCTAACTTGCGCCACCGTCCTATTGGTTTAGGTATCATGGGCTTCCAAGATGCGCTCTATAAACTAAACATTCCTTATGCCTCTGAAGCGGCTGTTGAATTTGCAGATAAAACAATGGAATTGGTTAGTTATTATGCAATCAGTGCTTCAACAGACTTGGCAGAAGAACGTGGTGTTTATTCTTCTTTTGAAGGTTCTTTGTGGAGCAAAGGCATATTACCAATTGATTCTATTGCCAACTTAAAGGTTTATCGTGGTGAATATTTAGATCTCAATACAGATAAAACCTTGAATTGGGATAAATTAAGAGAACGCGTTCAAACCGTTGGTATGCGTAACTCTAATGTAATGGCAATCGCTCCCACTGCAACGATTTCTAATATTTGCGGTGTGACACAGTCCATTGAGCCAACCTATCAAAACCTATATGTAAAATCTAACCTGTCAGGTGAATTTACGGTAGTAAACCCTTACTTGGTAAAAGATTTGAAACAGCTAAATATTTGGGATGAAGTTCTTGTTAACGATTTAAAATACTTTAATGGTAGTGTGCAAAAAATTGATAGAATACCTGATTCTATCAAGCAAAAATATGCTACCTCATTTGAAATTGATGCAAAATGGTTGATTGAGGCTGGCGCGAGAAGGCAAAAATGGATCGATCAAAGTCAATCTCTCAATATTTATATCGACAAGCCCTCTGGTAAGAAGATTGATGATATTTATAAACTGGCATGGATAAGAGGCTTAAAAACCACTTACTACTGTCGCTCACTCGGTGCATCGGATGCAGAAAAATCAACCATTACACGAAGTACTTTAAATGCTGTACAGATGACCGATGCGATTGAACAACCTAAGATGTGTTCGATTGATGATCCTGAATGTGAAGCATGTCAATAA
- a CDS encoding ribonucleotide-diphosphate reductase subunit beta gives MTSTTQEFDLNKNQSTAVEGGVTGLEDLEMGAARIRVDDKKIINCRADLNQLVPFKYDWAWDKYLTACANHWMPTEINMAADVALWRSQDGLSPDERMIVERNLGFFSTADSLVANNLVLAVYRHITNPECRQYLLRQAFEEALHTHAYQYVIESLDMDESRIFNMYRELPAVAKKAAWALPYTQSLGDPLFKTGTPEDNQRLLRDLIAFYVVFEGIFFYVGFTQVLTLGRRNKMVGTAEQFQYILRDESMHLNFGIDVINQIKIENPDIWTENFKREIIAIIREGVDLEYQYAVDTMPRGILGLNANMFREYIEFIANRRCAQIGIAEQYPGATNPFPWMSEMMDLKKEKNFFETRVTEYQTGGTLSWDD, from the coding sequence ATGACATCAACAACACAAGAATTTGATCTAAACAAAAATCAATCCACAGCCGTCGAAGGTGGTGTTACTGGATTAGAAGATTTAGAAATGGGTGCTGCACGGATCCGCGTTGATGATAAAAAAATCATCAACTGCCGTGCAGATTTGAATCAGCTCGTCCCTTTCAAATACGATTGGGCTTGGGATAAGTACTTAACAGCCTGCGCAAATCACTGGATGCCGACTGAAATCAACATGGCAGCAGACGTAGCGCTATGGCGATCTCAAGATGGTTTATCTCCTGATGAACGTATGATTGTTGAACGTAATTTAGGCTTCTTCTCAACAGCAGATTCGTTAGTGGCAAACAACTTAGTATTAGCAGTGTACCGCCATATCACAAATCCAGAGTGCAGACAGTATTTATTACGTCAAGCCTTTGAAGAAGCCTTGCATACCCATGCTTATCAATACGTTATTGAAAGCTTAGATATGGACGAATCACGTATCTTCAATATGTATAGAGAATTACCTGCAGTTGCTAAAAAAGCAGCGTGGGCACTTCCATATACACAAAGCTTGGGTGATCCATTGTTTAAAACAGGAACACCGGAAGATAACCAACGACTATTGCGTGATTTGATTGCATTTTATGTTGTATTTGAAGGCATATTCTTCTACGTGGGCTTCACACAAGTGCTCACTTTAGGAAGGCGCAATAAAATGGTTGGAACCGCAGAACAATTCCAATACATTTTACGCGATGAATCCATGCATCTGAATTTTGGTATTGACGTCATTAATCAAATCAAAATTGAAAATCCTGATATATGGACAGAAAATTTCAAACGCGAAATCATTGCGATTATTCGTGAAGGTGTAGACTTAGAATATCAATATGCGGTTGATACAATGCCTAGAGGTATTTTAGGACTCAATGCAAATATGTTTAGGGAATACATTGAGTTTATTGCCAATAGACGTTGTGCACAAATTGGTATAGCAGAACAGTATCCGGGCGCAACCAATCCTTTCCCTTGGATGAGTGAAATGATGGATTTGAAGAAGGAGAAAAATTTCTTTGAAACTCGCGTTACCGAGTATCAGACAGGCGGGACTCTCAGCTGGGATGATTAA
- a CDS encoding LuxR C-terminal-related transcriptional regulator — translation MNMKGVYPINHVCNRAIAEIIEIQKPLNALHGLHLLFYGRYYNDHTGYLFYTNKPFFSIRTSLKVPFPGTYMKENIHPWKELHADSFIRIAEDFNIFDAINFVQQTENGQEVFTYAFSRRDNPGVAFYLTNLELIKKFNDFFKIRAASLIEEADRNKITIPDHLIGKEKNRQPTYQDEVKFLLTNFSIPDDLNQENNLLHTLTEKEFICLCYYLTGKTAAEIAKILNISSKTVAAHLYNLRTKLSCKNRSELFEKAWLYGLISSDIIHK, via the coding sequence ATGAATATGAAAGGTGTATATCCAATTAATCATGTTTGCAATCGAGCGATTGCAGAAATCATTGAGATCCAGAAGCCACTCAATGCATTACATGGGTTGCATTTGCTTTTTTATGGCCGTTATTACAATGACCATACGGGTTACCTGTTTTATACCAACAAACCCTTTTTTTCTATTAGAACAAGCCTTAAAGTCCCCTTTCCTGGAACCTATATGAAAGAAAATATACATCCATGGAAAGAGCTACATGCTGACAGTTTTATAAGAATTGCCGAAGATTTTAACATCTTTGATGCCATCAACTTTGTACAACAAACAGAAAATGGTCAAGAAGTTTTTACTTATGCTTTTTCACGAAGGGACAATCCTGGTGTGGCATTTTATTTAACAAATTTAGAATTAATAAAGAAATTTAATGATTTCTTTAAAATACGAGCTGCCTCATTGATTGAGGAGGCAGATAGAAACAAAATCACGATTCCAGATCATCTTATAGGAAAAGAAAAAAATCGACAGCCTACCTATCAAGACGAAGTGAAATTCTTACTCACAAATTTCAGCATTCCAGATGATTTGAATCAAGAAAATAATCTGCTACATACACTCACCGAGAAAGAATTTATCTGTCTTTGCTATTATTTAACAGGAAAGACTGCTGCAGAAATAGCAAAGATACTGAATATTTCTTCTAAAACAGTTGCAGCACACTTGTATAACCTAAGAACCAAATTAAGCTGCAAGAATCGTAGTGAGCTTTTTGAAAAAGCTTGGCTCTATGGGCTTATTTCCTCTGATATTATTCACAAATAA
- a CDS encoding SAM-dependent methyltransferase has protein sequence MTSLSNSTLWQRMHDYYDQLGPEVWEDEVVPLQITSNTYLANTYAKLIMAQMHDYIAKYGKPSAQNPFHIIEIGAGHGRLSFYLLKNLQLAFKLYGWPTDWLKYVMTDISLKSLTSWKQHHALKPYFESGCLDLAVFNALEDTELQLVLSKKTIKSKSLSKPLFVICNYIFDTLLQDAFQVIDGKLHEVELIIKNEERNKNKDLKDYFKKASYQFKRHPIQTNYYAQQPVLNKILKNYEDEFDNASFLIPIGAIKCIQNLHHFTKGPMMLLVSDKGYTETDLFDENEDPDISFHGSVSMMVNFDALSQYTELNKGTSFMMGNKGADFQVASFVYHADYAIPNTTYAFANSLSTYSPQDLFDISYIEDDLNPGFSTLESIINLLNLADWDPSIFHDYYPMLLEKLESQEVSLDLEYSILNGLERVWQFFFKLEKSQDIPFAIGSILYNMDFPEKAVEYYKQSIIYYGKDKETYYNLALAYQQLEDNKKAQQMIENALALHPNYREAKKLLKEIKESSNIKENV, from the coding sequence ATGACCTCTCTTTCAAATTCGACACTCTGGCAACGCATGCATGACTATTACGATCAATTAGGACCAGAGGTCTGGGAAGACGAGGTTGTCCCCTTACAAATCACCAGCAATACATATCTTGCCAATACTTATGCGAAGCTCATCATGGCACAAATGCATGACTATATTGCCAAATATGGCAAACCAAGCGCGCAAAACCCCTTCCATATCATTGAGATTGGCGCAGGTCACGGTCGATTATCTTTTTATCTTTTAAAAAATTTACAACTTGCTTTCAAATTATATGGCTGGCCCACCGACTGGCTCAAATATGTCATGACTGATATTAGCTTGAAAAGCTTAACCTCTTGGAAACAGCATCATGCGTTAAAACCTTATTTTGAATCTGGTTGCTTAGACTTGGCGGTGTTCAATGCATTAGAAGATACTGAATTACAGTTAGTACTCTCTAAAAAAACAATTAAATCAAAATCCTTAAGCAAACCACTCTTTGTAATCTGCAATTATATTTTTGACACGCTTTTACAAGATGCATTTCAAGTCATCGATGGTAAACTACATGAAGTAGAGCTCATTATTAAGAATGAAGAACGAAATAAAAACAAAGATCTCAAAGATTATTTTAAGAAAGCCTCTTATCAATTCAAAAGACATCCTATTCAGACAAATTATTACGCCCAACAACCTGTTTTAAATAAAATATTGAAAAACTACGAAGATGAATTCGACAATGCATCCTTTCTAATACCCATTGGTGCGATTAAATGCATTCAAAATCTTCATCATTTTACCAAAGGCCCCATGATGCTTCTGGTATCCGATAAAGGTTATACAGAAACGGATTTATTTGATGAAAACGAAGATCCAGACATTAGCTTTCATGGCTCTGTATCTATGATGGTTAATTTTGACGCTCTAAGCCAATATACAGAGTTGAATAAAGGCACTAGCTTTATGATGGGCAATAAAGGAGCTGATTTCCAAGTAGCGAGCTTTGTCTACCATGCAGACTACGCTATTCCTAACACGACCTATGCCTTTGCCAATAGCTTGTCTACTTACAGCCCTCAAGATCTCTTTGATATTTCTTATATAGAAGACGATTTGAACCCTGGTTTTAGCACCCTTGAGTCTATTATAAATCTTCTGAATCTTGCAGACTGGGATCCCAGTATTTTCCATGATTATTATCCGATGCTTTTAGAAAAGCTCGAGTCTCAAGAAGTTTCACTGGATTTAGAATACAGTATATTGAATGGTTTAGAGCGCGTCTGGCAATTTTTCTTCAAGTTAGAAAAATCTCAAGACATTCCTTTTGCCATTGGCTCTATTCTCTACAATATGGACTTCCCGGAAAAAGCTGTTGAATATTATAAACAGTCGATTATTTATTACGGTAAGGACAAAGAGACATACTATAATCTAGCACTTGCTTATCAACAATTAGAAGACAATAAAAAAGCTCAACAAATGATTGAAAATGCGCTTGCGCTACATCCTAATTATCGTGAGGCTAAAAAATTATTAAAAGAGATAAAAGAATCATCTAATATTAAGGAAAATGTCTAA
- a CDS encoding ABC transporter substrate-binding protein/permease yields the protein MSNNLKTLFILIFTLFTIMGCEQNTQEKITLGTSADYPPFEHIQDGKIVGLDIDVAQFIAKRLNKELVIQDMDFGGLIPALNAGKVDFVMAGLSISEERKKNVDFTLAYFEPQFTLLTLKDKPITDLNDLANKKIGVQLGSVMESFLKDLQEKLPTLTLESLPKNIPLIQNLKLGRLDGVMVEDAQANAFVAANPGLIANNLPGSQGEYAIALSKNSHWLSDFNIAINDLKQSGELERIKQKWIENQDNKQHANSYDWVIYIIKGLGVTLEFTVISVLCGLVIGVILALANLSNRCLFQTPAKFYISIFRGTPLLLQLSFVYFATPSLTGYNISIFLAGVTAFSLNSGAYIAEIIRAGIQSVDKGQFEASQALGVPYALMIKDIILPQSFRNILPALVNETVNMLKESAIISTIGAADLMKRAQVVSAEQYTYFAPLLVAAGCYYITVFILSHFATRLENKLSLAHHD from the coding sequence ATGAGCAATAACCTAAAAACACTATTCATTCTCATTTTTACATTATTCACCATAATGGGATGCGAACAAAATACCCAAGAAAAAATCACGCTGGGCACCTCTGCGGACTATCCACCGTTTGAACATATTCAAGATGGTAAAATAGTCGGTCTTGATATTGATGTCGCACAATTTATTGCCAAACGACTTAATAAAGAGCTAGTGATTCAAGATATGGATTTCGGTGGCTTGATACCTGCGCTCAATGCTGGAAAAGTCGATTTTGTGATGGCAGGCTTAAGCATCAGTGAAGAAAGGAAAAAGAATGTAGATTTTACACTTGCCTACTTTGAGCCTCAATTTACTTTGCTTACCTTAAAAGATAAGCCAATCACAGATTTAAATGATTTAGCCAATAAAAAAATTGGTGTTCAATTAGGCAGTGTCATGGAGTCTTTTTTAAAAGATTTACAAGAAAAGCTCCCTACCTTAACACTTGAATCATTACCTAAAAATATTCCCTTGATTCAAAATCTCAAACTAGGTCGTTTAGATGGTGTCATGGTTGAAGATGCGCAAGCAAATGCATTCGTAGCAGCCAACCCTGGCTTAATAGCCAACAATCTGCCAGGTAGCCAAGGTGAATATGCTATTGCTTTAAGCAAAAATTCACACTGGCTCTCAGACTTCAATATTGCGATTAACGATTTAAAACAATCCGGTGAACTCGAGCGTATCAAACAAAAATGGATCGAAAACCAGGACAATAAACAACATGCAAATAGCTATGACTGGGTGATCTATATCATCAAAGGCTTAGGCGTTACTTTAGAATTTACCGTTATTTCAGTGCTGTGCGGCTTAGTCATTGGTGTGATTCTAGCCTTAGCGAATCTATCTAATAGATGCCTATTTCAAACGCCTGCTAAATTTTATATCTCTATCTTCAGAGGCACCCCACTGCTTTTACAGCTAAGCTTTGTGTATTTTGCAACACCCTCTTTAACAGGCTATAACATTTCAATTTTTCTTGCTGGGGTTACTGCCTTCTCGCTCAATTCTGGCGCCTATATCGCAGAAATTATTCGCGCAGGCATACAGTCCGTTGATAAAGGTCAATTTGAAGCCTCTCAAGCATTGGGTGTACCTTATGCTTTAATGATAAAAGATATTATACTGCCTCAATCCTTTAGAAATATTCTCCCCGCTTTAGTCAATGAAACGGTCAATATGCTGAAGGAGTCAGCCATTATTTCCACCATTGGTGCAGCTGATCTAATGAAGCGCGCGCAAGTCGTCTCTGCTGAGCAATATACCTATTTTGCACCCCTCTTGGTTGCAGCAGGATGCTATTACATTACCGTTTTTATCTTGAGCCATTTTGCCACACGATTAGAAAATAAATTGAGCTTAGCCCATCATGATTAA
- a CDS encoding amino acid ABC transporter ATP-binding protein, giving the protein MIKLTKISKFFGSKQILNEVSLSISQGEVLTIIGPSGSGKSTLLRCMNFLEIPNSGEIWVNNQLLTTQNAQIIRQKVGMVFQQFNLFPHKTVLENLIYAPTKILKIPVQEAKDQAMTLLQRVGLSDKANAYPTRLSGGQKQRVAIARTLAMRPDVILFDEPTSALDPEMVKEVLEVIKSLAHTGITIVMVTHEMGFARELSDSIVFLDKGEIIEQASPSDFFTKPKSERAQLFLEKVL; this is encoded by the coding sequence ATGATTAAACTAACAAAAATCTCCAAATTTTTTGGCAGCAAGCAAATCTTAAACGAAGTTTCACTTAGTATCTCACAAGGAGAAGTGTTAACCATTATTGGCCCCTCAGGCAGTGGAAAATCCACCTTATTGCGCTGCATGAACTTTTTGGAAATACCCAATAGTGGTGAAATATGGGTTAATAACCAATTATTAACGACTCAAAATGCGCAAATAATACGACAAAAAGTCGGTATGGTTTTTCAACAGTTTAATCTATTTCCACATAAAACGGTGTTAGAAAATCTTATCTATGCGCCCACCAAAATTTTGAAAATACCAGTACAAGAAGCCAAAGATCAGGCTATGACTTTACTGCAACGAGTCGGCTTGAGTGATAAAGCAAACGCTTACCCCACTCGGCTCTCTGGCGGTCAGAAACAACGTGTTGCCATTGCAAGAACACTTGCTATGCGACCTGATGTCATTTTATTTGATGAGCCAACGAGCGCCCTTGATCCTGAAATGGTCAAAGAAGTGTTAGAAGTGATCAAAAGCTTAGCGCATACAGGGATTACCATTGTGATGGTCACACATGAAATGGGCTTTGCCAGAGAATTATCAGATAGTATTGTCTTTTTAGATAAGGGAGAAATTATAGAACAAGCTTCCCCTTCTGATTTTTTCACTAAACCAAAATCAGAAAGGGCGCAATTGTTCCTGGAGAAAGTTCTATAA
- the pabB gene encoding aminodeoxychorismate synthase component I, whose amino-acid sequence MEHPLVNDTEKALVVVLPYHSPTAIAGLFAEEEGTVLLHSVKPDDRLAQYSFLGVRPYQQLVAKNNWIRSANVSFQGNILDEIQRILRKNTLAKHSDLPPFQGGGMGYFSYDLNRALERVPNPKVDDMVLPDCIFAFYDIVFAWDHSAKMLYLFSSGLPYERDSRLQQAKQRQQSIIDFINSQHIHFKIPEKIEILSPIVSNFDEASYIQAVEKAIEHIYAGDIFEVNISQRFETQVNCHPFELYLKLQHQNPAPFSGFLNFSACQIISSSPERFLKLEDSIVEACPIKGTRRRIQDPILDKQLQDELTSSDKDRAENIMIVDLMRNDLSRVSLPHTVEVPHLCELQSFATVHHLVSTVRAQLAPQYDAVDLIKATFPGGSITGAPKIRSMEIIAQIEPTARGPYCGSMGYIGFDGNMDLSILIRSYAMKRNRVTFQAGGAITVDSDPQAEYQETLDKAAALKNVLQS is encoded by the coding sequence ATGGAGCACCCATTAGTGAATGATACAGAGAAAGCATTGGTTGTGGTTTTGCCCTATCATTCTCCGACAGCGATTGCTGGACTCTTTGCAGAGGAAGAGGGCACCGTCTTATTGCACAGTGTGAAACCCGATGACAGGCTCGCTCAATATAGCTTTTTAGGCGTGCGTCCTTATCAACAGCTCGTTGCTAAAAATAATTGGATACGTTCTGCTAATGTGAGCTTTCAAGGCAATATCTTAGATGAAATACAACGCATACTTAGAAAAAATACATTAGCAAAGCATTCAGATTTGCCCCCTTTTCAAGGTGGTGGTATGGGGTATTTTAGTTATGATCTAAACAGAGCATTAGAGAGAGTGCCCAATCCCAAAGTAGATGATATGGTTTTGCCAGATTGCATTTTTGCCTTCTATGATATCGTATTTGCGTGGGATCATTCCGCGAAGATGCTCTATTTGTTCTCAAGTGGCTTACCCTATGAGAGGGATTCACGCTTACAACAAGCTAAACAGCGCCAGCAAAGCATCATTGATTTTATAAATAGTCAGCACATCCACTTTAAAATACCTGAGAAAATTGAAATACTTTCGCCCATTGTTTCAAACTTTGATGAGGCAAGTTATATTCAGGCCGTGGAAAAAGCCATTGAACATATTTATGCGGGTGATATTTTTGAGGTGAATATTTCGCAACGTTTTGAAACCCAAGTCAACTGTCATCCCTTTGAATTGTATCTAAAATTACAACATCAAAATCCAGCACCTTTTTCTGGATTTTTAAATTTCTCTGCTTGCCAAATTATATCATCTTCGCCAGAACGTTTTTTGAAATTAGAAGATTCTATCGTTGAAGCCTGCCCAATTAAGGGCACGAGACGCAGAATTCAGGATCCTATTTTAGATAAACAGCTTCAAGACGAATTAACGTCCAGCGATAAAGACAGAGCAGAAAATATTATGATTGTGGATTTAATGCGCAATGATTTGTCTCGCGTATCCTTGCCACACACCGTAGAAGTACCACACTTATGTGAATTGCAAAGTTTTGCCACGGTGCATCATTTAGTTTCAACAGTGAGGGCGCAATTAGCACCTCAATACGATGCCGTTGATCTCATCAAAGCTACGTTTCCTGGTGGCTCAATCACAGGTGCACCTAAAATTCGTTCTATGGAAATTATTGCTCAAATAGAACCTACCGCAAGAGGACCCTATTGTGGGTCAATGGGCTATATTGGCTTTGATGGTAATATGGATTTATCGATTTTGATTCGCTCATACGCAATGAAACGCAATCGCGTCACTTTTCAAGCTGGTGGGGCGATTACGGTGGATTCGGATCCGCAAGCAGAATATCAAGAGACCTTAGATAAGGCTGCTGCCTTAAAAAACGTCCTTCAGTCGTAA